The stretch of DNA CAGGGTATGAGGTTTAGGTTAAAGGAACACAAGAGCAAATAGGTGGACGAGTACGATCATGGAcaagacaagcaaggtaggaaATGAGCTAAGAATGAACTTTCCTGTGTTGTGTCTGTGTCGAGGGAACTTGATGACTTCACATAAACGCCAATGGCATTGAGATTGTCCCCTTGACGGCCAAAGAATCCCACGATGCTAGTGTTCTCCGGCAGAGGGACGCTAAAAGGAAATTCAGTCACTACACTAGTATTCGCTTGGGCGTTCAGCCCTGTGTCATGTATCTCGTATGTTTCTAAGTTTGTTCGAATCCTGAGATACGTCACAACAAATGTTCCTTTGGTGTCACCAATTCATCCGGCGAATTCCGTCACATACTCCGTTGGTGCAAACTCGATCTGCACGgggggaaaagaagagaaaagaaaaggaaaacttTGATTGGTTAGTATACCTCTGACGAGATAGAACAAGCATGGCAGCTTGCTTGCAAGGTTCCATTGCTGATGCCTAGAAAAACATAACGTGGAGAGCAGGATGAACATTGAGAAAAAAAACAATTCGCAACGCCCACAAAGACAATCCTTACAGAATTCATTTAGAGTTCATCGATCAATTACCGTAGTAAGTTTCCCACGGCCGTCACCGTCAACTGGGCCAACTGTGTGCTTCTGGCCTATGGCATCAACATAGGTGAAACCAAATGAATTGATGACCCTGCCAAACTGAATCGTCACGCTTTCGAGACGCTCGAATGGCTTTGTGATGTCAAATGGACTCCCTTTGCTCCTACCCCATGGTCCAACCTTGATAGGAGGGGTCTGCAAATTTGAGAGATTTTAATCTGAGTGAGAAAATTTTACAGTGACCAAACAATATTTCAATAGGAGCTGCATATTGCCAGTGTTCAAAGTACATTGGATACACATAGTGAGTACTACTACGGCCACTATAGAACTACTGGGAAATGAGCAATGCATGTACCTTTCCAACCATGATGGGTGGTGTCAGGGCATAAGTGGCTTTTCTACTTGGTTTCTTGTGTGTTGTCTGTGCGGAAGAATGGAAGGACGCAGCACCTATTTATACAGGTGGTAGCAGCAGGGAAGAAGTGGTCGCAGGGAAAAAAAATAGTAGCATGTCGATTCTCTAGAAGAGGTAcactttttcttctttttttgctGCCATACATGATGTTCGACCACCTAATGGCAGCAAAAAAACCACCGAAGGTAAGCTTCACTACCAGTTCCTGTAACCAACCGGTTACAGAGGCTAGGGTGCATATATGATTAAAATAATTTCTGTATGCTATGGTCTATTATTTGTCAGATTATCTACGATAAATTTTATCAATTTGTTGGAGGAAAGAAAAATCCATTTTACTACCTCACCAATCTATTTTGTCCGTTTTACTCCCCTAACAAAATTTAGGGTCGATTTACTTTCTCAAACTACTTACGCTCGAGGTGAAATATTAGCCAAGCGACTGAATATATAAAAGAGAGCCTGCAGAGCAGATGACAGTAGAACCTCTACCGACAGAGCATAACGACAGAGCAAGATGTAAGTCGTCTCAGGTTGCTGACAGTAGAACATCTATCTTTGGTGACAAAGAACCTCGACTAAGCCATTGATTTCAGAGCGAGCAGGAGACGGGAGTGAAACAGGAGATGATGGTACATGCTATGTTGCACTGGGCTTGAACTGCCTCCCTGCTAACCACCGGTTATGTGCAACATGCTAAAAATGAAACCAAATGATTCCAATGACGACAAAAGATTTCAGGTTTTGTCGCATGTAACCAACACAAACTGTCAATCTACATGCATTTTGCAGAGGACGACCTGTAAACATCTGGTTTCTGCCGTCTACTGTCTACAAGATACAGAGAGGTTGTTGGAGTATGATCAGTCATCGAGCCAACCGCAAGAGCCTGGATATGGTTGCGTGAACAAGGAGCTTGGAGCGAACGAGAGGGGACTGGAACAGGAGCACTGGTTCTGGTTGCTTGCAGCTGGTGGAGGTGCCTTAGTTTGCTCGGAAGAGGGCTGATGGTTGCGCACCTCAATTTCCTCAGGCATATCTTGTTCATTGGCTTCAGGAAAGATGATATGGTTCCTCTCGGGTGTTCGGAGTTTCCTTACGATCTTATGCTTCCTACAAAAGATTTTTGCAGAATTCAGTTACTCTAGTGGGGAAAATAGGGATAACAGGCAAGCAAAGAGAGAGCTGAGCATATATATGAGTAACAAATGTAAGAAAATTAACATACATGCAGAATATTAAAATTCGGTCAGGAAGAATGTCGTCCCATGCCCTTTGCAGCGAACCATTGGGACCTTTCCTCGATTTGAAAATGATCTCACTGCAAAAACAGCAAGAACAAAATGTCATGAGAAAAGGTCCCATTTTCAGATAGAACATAAAGGAATAGAGTATATGGACATCTCCATCATCAAGGAAAACAAACCTTGGCAAGCACTTCCGGTGGTATACAGTTGGGCAGCGTCTGCAGACTGCAAACTGCATGCTCCTATCATTCTTATTCTCTACACCCTTGCACACGATACATTCATGCACAGGACAAGTGAATTTCTCTCTGGCAGCAGCAACTTCGACCTCAAAAGGTGTGGCCTCTTCGCTATTTGGGTATAGCAGTTGAGCAATACATTTAGGGTGGTAAAAGTGCGCACAATCATCGTGCGAACATTGGAATACCTGACAAGCAATTCAGGAAAGTAGCAAAGAATAAGATCCAGGGAAGGgaatttttttctttctttttttaccTTCTGTTTCATCTCTTCAGAAGTAAATCAAGTTCAAAGGTTTCAAGAAAACATGATAAACTTATATGgacatcgatttgaaataaaattGCTCTCTTACCTCAGGTTGTGATGATGTGTCATCAGAAGATCCCAACAATCCACAAGCGAAACACTGATGTTGCTTGTACTGGCAGTTCTTGCATATAAAACCTTCCTCCGTGTTGACAATCATCTGAATTGTCAATAAGAAACATGAAGCGCTGTGTCAATTGTAGACATATACAAAGTAATAGTGAACTTAAACAACCTGGCAACTAAAACAGGAGATACCTTTGCCTGTTCTAAAGTTAGCCCAAGTTTTTCTCTGCAATCTGCATGTTCCTCATCACTGTCGTCCCCCCGGTCAACTAGGTGGAAAGACCTTTGACAACCACCATCGCAGCTAAAATTTGTAAAGGAGAAAACATATTAGTATTAAGCATGGAACTATGATTTCATTCACAAATCGCTGCagaatatattttttttatcctAGTAAAGGAGAGGAAGTGGATCAGAGAAACTTTATAATGAATACACTCACCAAGCTACAGAACCACCATCGTCACAAATCGCACAAACATCATATTCCTACAAGAAGAGCACATTGATGTTAATTAACCTTTTTCAAATTGGATAACCACACAGAGCAGAAAACGGACATAAGAATGATAAAGTATTGTCTTAAAGAAGACAATATAAAAAGAAAATCTGAAAACCAATTTAAAAGGCACATAGTCTAGGCGTGCTTTAGCATGTGTAGTCAGTAAACTGACTAAGTTTTAGTCGGGATTAATAAAAAGAACAATTGAGTAAATCGTACATCACAACTCCTCTTTGGGCCACCTCTTCTGCGATAAATCAAAAACTGGGTGCCATGCAAGTATTTAGGAACAAGGAGGTGATGCAAAGAGGAGTTTCTCTGGAGGTTTGGATAAaaatcctggcgcatatatagCACAACACATATACAAAATTAAGAATTTGAGTAAAACTTAAAGCACTGACAATCTTGAGGTCCATTACCTCGATTGGGTCACTGTCCGCTTCTGCCTTGAGCCTGTTTTTCCTTTGCTTGATTTCACGAATCTTCTTCATCCTCTGGGCCTCCCCTGCAGTCACCTTTCTCCGAGCCATTGTCTCCTCCAAGATTGGAGCACTCGGGGTTTGGTTGCCGAGAACAGAACCACCGATTCCCTGGTTGGAACTTTGCACATGCTCTGCCCTAGCTTGATCGGGATTCCCTGTACAAAGGCAAGAATGTTCAGCTGTTGATCAGTTCGAACGGGGCCACACATCACCGAAATCAATGGCGGCGCGCCGCATCAAGAGACACAAAGAAAGGCTAATCGAGCCGGGACAGGACGACGGATCGACAGGTTTGAGAAAGAATACACTACGAATCAGCATGGAAAACCGCCATCCGTACCGGCGAACGAAGGAACTAATCAAATCCAGGTAGGCCCGATCTGGACGCCGAtttggacggcggcggcggcgaagacgGCAATCCAAGGGGTGCGGCTGGTGCGGTTTGGAGGACGTCAGGGAAGGAGGCAGCGCGACCGTATATATGAAGCATCTCAACaggacgaggcggcggcgggatcgGAGAAATACTCCGTATTGGTATGGTGCCGAAACGGACAGGAGCCCGCTCCGGATTCCGACTCGGTGGGTGCAAATTCGAATAGCATCTACTATTCAGGTGCGTGCGGATCCGGATATCAAACTCAAGTGCGTCGTAAGACATGTAAACGGATACTAAAATACACTTTTACATACTATTACCATGGTATCCGTGCGTTGCTATAGATAATATAAATTTTATCTAGATCTATATAAGACCACCAACTTTATACTCTTTCACTCTGTGTATAAGCCGTGCAGTGACCGCGTGAGACATTGATTGTCCGGATTTCAATTGGGATTCCGATTGATTTATCCGGCTTTCGATCATCCGATCTGGATTTTAATTGACGGACCAAGAAATCAGTATTGCTATaggtaatataaattttatcCGGATATACATGAGACCAACTTTATGCTCTTTCACTGCATGTACAAACCGTGCCATGACCGTGTAAGCATTGATTGTCTAGTTCCGATTGTGATTCCGATTGATCTGTCCAGCTTCCGACCAGGATTCCGATTAACAAATTAAGAAATTATTGATTGCTTTAGAAATAGTAGAGATAGAGATAATAAAATATTTCCATTGAGAAATTTAACAATTTTCTACGGAAAAGCTGCAACATACCTAAGCATTCTAGACATGTTGAGTAATCTGTCCTTGGCTTCTTCATCCAACCGGACAGAAAAAGCCATCATCCACTAGAGTTCACGATGCTTAGGCCCTACGGTGACCACTCTGCGGTCCTCTTCTGCCAGTGCACAGCACAAGCTCCTCACAAAACCTGTTTCCGAAGTCGATTACAGAAAACCTTttgcgacctcgccgccgcaaaTCTCCTAGAGGCCGGCTACGGCCAAGAGCTTTGATTGGGAAAAGAATTCTAGCGAAACAAAATTTCTCAAAACTATTTTCTGATCTTCTCTCGATGCCTCTTCAAGCACCCCCGAGCATAACCATTTTGCTGCCCATGCCCAGCGCAAACTATTCAAGAGACCTCACCGGTTATATCTTTTTCGAGCATTCTTTACTTTTTGCTCCCCTATGTGAACTCTTGCACAacgcgacccccccccccccccacaaccCCACACACACCAAATACACACagaaacaaaaacaaaaaaaaaaacagaaccATAGAGTGGTAGAATCTTGTTTGGACGTACATAACACCCGACTCTCCGTACATAACAAGCTGTCCAAACACTAGCGCACGCATCCATCTGGAAACAAGTCTTTTGACACAGAAATCCACCCACCATAAGGTACACAAACAAGAGCAGCAATAAGAAAGCCTCTCGCTCACCACCAACATTAAGGCTCGCCAACAGCACACAGACCTGGTAGCACAGCTTGCAGCTTCCCTCTGCCCATGGTGAAACCCCGCGTACCATCAGGCATGCGGGGGCCCGGAGGAAGCTTGCTGGCCCCGATCGGCAGCTGCTGGTGCTGCTCGGGCTTGTTTATCAGGTTGTGTGGCGGAGTTCCAACCGGGTGGGCGCCACCGCGGTTGCCGCCGTGGTGGTTGTTGCCGTGGTGATTGTAGTGCGGCTGGTAGTTCTGGTAGTGCTGGTTGTTGTACTGGTGGTGATTGTTGTACTGGTGGTTGCCACGCCCACGCCCCCTGCCACCTCGACCGCGTCCTCTGCCACGTTTTGGAACTTCCTTCTCATTGAAGGTCTCGTCAAACTATACATTCAAAATGTCAGGCGAAGTTATTGTCTCTTGTATTGTAAGGATAATGCATACACATACATGAATTGAGTGGATCAGAGAGACAATGTCCGCTAAAATTGCACAATATGCTATCAAGCACAAGTTTTTATGAAAGAAATTAAGGTATCCTCAATATTGGAACATCATTCACCCGGAAAAAAACTATCATAACTACATCCCAGGGAACTTTAGACAGGCAAGTGGAATCTAATCCACCGAGCAGTTTGATCCACAAAGAAAACCCATGGGCAAAAATCACAAGCAGCAAAGATTGCTTAAATTCAGCAAAGGTTGCTCATAACTGTATGTATTGTTATTAACTAAAGCTAAATAGCTCAAAAATTACCACAGGGATATCTGGCTTGTGATTCCCCTAGTTCGCATCTACTGGACACAAGAGCTACACTGTATTCACTATACAAATAAATTTGGGCTAAGATCCTTTTTGCCCTAATACTGTTTTCGggttcagaaaaaaaaagagagtatCATAACAATATGATCTTACCAAGTGCTCTGGCAACACATCTAACAGTTGAGAGGATTCTTCAGACTGCTTGTCATTTGATTGGTTCGAAATGGAGACATCTTCCTCGCCATTTCCATTAGTTTCATATGCTTCCTTTTTTCCTTTGCCTGCCCCCTTTGCCTGAATCCAAGAAAGTCGTGTAGATTAAGTGTATAAGAAGTGGAACAGAAATTTCAAACTTCTCAATATCTGAACAGCAATCTAGGATGCAGATATGGATTTCATCTAGGGTATAAAATCATAACAGGTTACAAATGGCAAGAAAGGTCCCAATGGAACACAGACAGTAAAGCAGGTCCATCATCAAGACAACAAATAGTCACTGTTGTAGCCTGTGAGATGCACCAAATGAGAAATGCAAGGAGCACAACTATCAAAAGAAACTGCTGAAGTAACTGGTTACCGAGCAAGTATTCAGCAAGCGGACTCTAAGTCCATTTCTCCAGTTTTCCTCATTACTAAGCGCCACAATCTGCATGAAACCAACCAAATGTTAGAACTAGGTGTGCACTGCAAAGATACTGCTTGCAAGCAATCTACATCATGCACTGATACATACTGCCTTCTCCGCATCCTCAGGTGTCTCATACTCCACGAAAGCATGCAGCTGTTTTCAAGGGAAAGTTTATTAGTTCATTAGTAAACAATGAACAAGAGCTAATGCAAATGAACATGCATGCAGCAAAACTATTCTAAAAAACATGAGAACAATCACTGAGCTATATGAAtagcaaaaaaaagaaaaaaagaattcCCTCCTGTTCCAGGGCCATACCACCATGGGCATAGATAAAAAGAGAAAGAATTTCTTCCTGTTTCCCCATCCCAGTGGCAGCTAGAACACTAAACTCTTCATGTCAAAGTGAAACTTCTCAAGTCCATGTGATGTCTTACGAATTACAAACACAAATACTGAACTTCATACGGAAGCCTAAAACTTCCAGTTGTAAGTATCAATATTAATTCGTAGTAGAATCATAAATGCACTGAAGAAAGAAAAACTGATGTAGAGCAGTGGGAGCAACTAGCATAGGACCTGGGAGGAAACAaaaagtgtgtgtgtgggggggggggggggttgtgTCACAAGTAGATGACAGTGTAGGTGGGGATTGAATAACAGGTTCATATTTGTAGTCAATGACAAAATATTTCCTTCAGTAAACATAGTAATAGAAGTTCTAATTGAGAAGAGATTATGATCTTAATCTGTCAAACAAGATGCACCGCAGATGCACATGATTTGTTTGGCTCATAataatgttagtcatcattagcCAACCCAACAAGAGAAAAATGTTTCTTGTAGTTTCCAAATTTAATTATGAAA from Panicum hallii strain FIL2 chromosome 3, PHallii_v3.1, whole genome shotgun sequence encodes:
- the LOC112886633 gene encoding protein ENHANCED DOWNY MILDEW 2-like isoform X1; this encodes MKKPRTDYSTCLECLGNPDQARAEHVQSSNQGIGGSVLGNQTPSAPILEETMARRKVTAGEAQRMKKIREIKQRKNRLKAEADSDPIEEYDVCAICDDGGSVACCDGGCQRSFHLVDRGDDSDEEHADCREKLGLTLEQAKMIVNTEEGFICKNCQYKQHQCFACGLLGSSDDTSSQPEVFQCSHDDCAHFYHPKCIAQLLYPNSEEATPFEVEVAAAREKFTCPVHECIVCKGVENKNDRSMQFAVCRRCPTVYHRKCLPSEIIFKSRKGPNGSLQRAWDDILPDRILIFCMKHKIVRKLRTPERNHIIFPEANEQDMPEEIEVRNHQPSSEQTKAPPPAASNQNQCSCSSPLSFAPSSLFTQPYPGSCGWLDD
- the LOC112886633 gene encoding protein ENHANCED DOWNY MILDEW 2-like isoform X2: MARRKVTAGEAQRMKKIREIKQRKNRLKAEADSDPIEEYDVCAICDDGGSVACCDGGCQRSFHLVDRGDDSDEEHADCREKLGLTLEQAKMIVNTEEGFICKNCQYKQHQCFACGLLGSSDDTSSQPEVFQCSHDDCAHFYHPKCIAQLLYPNSEEATPFEVEVAAAREKFTCPVHECIVCKGVENKNDRSMQFAVCRRCPTVYHRKCLPSEIIFKSRKGPNGSLQRAWDDILPDRILIFCMKHKIVRKLRTPERNHIIFPEANEQDMPEEIEVRNHQPSSEQTKAPPPAASNQNQCSCSSPLSFAPSSLFTQPYPGSCGWLDD